A portion of the Corynebacterium rouxii genome contains these proteins:
- a CDS encoding (2Fe-2S) ferredoxin domain-containing protein codes for MSWADATIDWEPHAHSLDAHVAYLQGGDPNHGLTTVLSACAHSNRIILIPCTHDHSVGISWVKRVARWWMHTTDWGGELYITGVGSDVSKCQRITCTNPETLTNPAWQDPPPVAKHVIVCQGVRCLAKGADEALRELHDALDAADFLDTHVLVTRSACLYPCNRAPVMCVQPDMKWVGPVTSDTIDDVMRLIRGPEHGE; via the coding sequence ATGTCGTGGGCGGACGCCACCATCGACTGGGAACCCCACGCCCACAGCCTCGACGCACATGTGGCCTATCTCCAAGGTGGCGACCCCAACCATGGCCTCACTACCGTGTTGTCAGCCTGCGCACACAGCAACCGCATCATCTTAATCCCTTGCACCCACGACCACAGCGTGGGTATCTCGTGGGTAAAGCGCGTAGCGCGTTGGTGGATGCACACCACCGACTGGGGTGGCGAACTCTACATCACGGGAGTGGGTTCGGATGTTTCTAAGTGTCAGCGCATCACCTGCACAAACCCCGAAACCCTGACCAACCCCGCATGGCAAGATCCTCCACCGGTAGCCAAGCACGTCATCGTCTGCCAGGGGGTGCGCTGCCTAGCCAAGGGTGCCGACGAAGCCCTGCGCGAACTGCATGACGCACTTGATGCTGCTGACTTCCTCGACACCCACGTGCTGGTCACACGCTCCGCATGCCTCTACCCCTGCAACCGAGCCCCAGTCATGTGCGTGCAACCAGACATGAAATGGGTAGGCCCCGTAACCTCCGACACTATCGACGATGTGATGCGGCTGATACGGGGCCCAGAACACGGCGAGTGA
- a CDS encoding DUF6414 family protein codes for MELREFLYLDEELVNQFVSQLDFGLIDYEQVTQANEKMKGGEVGGRFAKRWRRCPTPLKKPDHLLP; via the coding sequence ATAGAATTACGAGAATTTCTCTATTTGGACGAGGAACTGGTTAACCAGTTCGTAAGTCAGCTTGATTTCGGTTTGATTGATTACGAACAGGTCACTCAAGCTAACGAAAAGATGAAGGGCGGCGAGGTAGGCGGTCGCTTTGCAAAAAGGTGGCGTAGATGCCCAACTCCTCTGAAGAAGCCAGATCATTTGTTGCCCTAG
- a CDS encoding type I restriction endonuclease subunit R yields MFSEEMLEQTALEVLVDNDWEKLTGTAVAPGSGERQNWKEIVLRQTLNEAVSKLNPEVPEEFLQQAIGELLTPKSQDPVAENLRVHQMLVQGYSGIEYYDLDGQRQNPTIYFVSSNVDKNDYKVVNQVIIRNVEYERRFDVVAYINGLPVAFFELKKPAGKSTAEEAFNQLQTYVHEFPMAFRFANVVVASDGLDARYGTPFTPLNHMSPWNVDDSGLPIQMDQPDSSGQIPLGLENVIWGVFNQVRFLQLMREYTAFDDTDRGLYMRIAKPHQYFAVTKAAATTIQAVRRDGRAGVVWHTQGSGKSMEMEMYTAKVMRAPELESPTIIVINDRTELDGQLYSTFLASTLLPEKPRQIEDRDDLRTALATRTSGGIYFTTLQKFGLTADERNAHAKHPVLSQRHNIIVIADEAHRSHYGFSAQGNRDGYAAHLREALPNATMIAFTGTPISELDRNTREVFGDDIDVYDLQRAVDDGATVPVYFEPRLIPLARVQGITDEYIDATADEALEGLSESERARIQRTAAALEAMYGADDRLDTLVDDLLLRWEDRKTVMQDFIGCPGKAMIVTSTRSIAMKMYDKIVAKRPDWHSDADDKGKIKVVYSANPSDSAEIKKHMRRPSAIKAVKERVKNPDDELEIIIVKDMMLTGFDAPPLHTLFIDRPLRGALLMQTLARVNRTFRGKQDGLLIAYAPLTDNLKEALDEFTVDAEKTGEKVIGQHAEETLTIAQQFLGQIHELVTVDWHTKLQSGDVRGALATVAGFLRSPQTPGNTDPENPMARPVAKKFRELSSALARSWAIAVTANGADEIRSEVEFYLEARQWLIKIEAADRASRGEPISDTARRILGKLVVDAAESREVLDIYAEIGQDVPNLQELASQGFSEKNVKSNIEIAIEALRAKLQQGVRDATGNNELRSQLFSERIREVMTRYTNQQLTAAEVIAELVALSKEVVEESRRGEKFAPALSNDELTFFDVVSQNESAVTVLGDSVLADIARDLVATMRRDTRTDWTVRDDVKAKLRRTIKLLLRKYGYPPDRQKEATQLVYEQMEKFAPRYASGFGEDEK; encoded by the coding sequence GTGTTTAGTGAAGAAATGCTGGAGCAAACCGCTCTTGAGGTGCTCGTTGATAATGACTGGGAAAAGCTCACCGGTACAGCAGTCGCGCCGGGCTCTGGTGAGCGCCAAAACTGGAAAGAAATAGTTCTCCGGCAAACGCTGAATGAGGCTGTCTCCAAGCTGAACCCGGAAGTACCCGAGGAGTTTCTGCAGCAGGCCATCGGCGAACTGCTAACGCCAAAGTCCCAGGATCCCGTGGCGGAAAACCTGCGCGTGCATCAGATGCTGGTGCAGGGATACTCGGGAATTGAGTACTACGACCTCGACGGGCAGCGCCAAAATCCGACGATCTATTTTGTGTCGTCCAATGTGGATAAAAACGACTACAAAGTGGTCAACCAAGTCATCATCCGCAACGTGGAATATGAGCGTCGTTTCGACGTAGTGGCCTACATCAACGGTCTGCCGGTTGCATTCTTTGAGCTGAAGAAACCCGCTGGTAAATCCACAGCGGAAGAGGCATTCAACCAGCTACAAACCTATGTCCACGAGTTCCCCATGGCATTCCGCTTTGCCAACGTCGTGGTGGCAAGCGATGGACTCGACGCGCGATACGGCACCCCGTTTACTCCGCTGAACCACATGTCGCCGTGGAACGTCGACGACAGCGGCTTGCCAATTCAGATGGACCAACCAGACAGCTCCGGGCAGATTCCGCTCGGGTTGGAAAACGTGATCTGGGGTGTATTCAATCAGGTTCGGTTCCTGCAGCTCATGCGCGAATACACCGCGTTTGATGACACCGATCGCGGTCTGTACATGCGCATCGCCAAGCCGCACCAGTACTTTGCTGTGACCAAGGCTGCCGCCACCACCATTCAGGCTGTGCGAAGAGACGGCAGGGCTGGCGTCGTCTGGCACACTCAGGGCTCAGGCAAGTCCATGGAAATGGAAATGTACACAGCCAAAGTGATGCGCGCCCCAGAGCTGGAAAGCCCAACCATCATCGTGATTAACGACCGCACGGAACTCGACGGTCAGCTCTACAGCACCTTCCTCGCCAGCACCCTGTTGCCGGAAAAGCCCCGCCAGATTGAAGACCGCGATGACTTGCGCACCGCGTTGGCCACACGCACCTCGGGCGGTATTTACTTCACCACCTTGCAGAAATTCGGCCTGACCGCGGACGAGCGTAACGCCCACGCCAAGCACCCGGTGCTGTCGCAGCGACACAACATCATTGTTATTGCTGATGAAGCCCACCGGTCGCACTACGGCTTTTCCGCCCAGGGCAACAGAGACGGCTACGCAGCGCATCTGCGGGAGGCACTGCCGAATGCGACCATGATTGCCTTCACAGGCACGCCGATTTCTGAATTGGACCGCAACACTAGGGAAGTATTCGGCGATGACATTGACGTGTATGACCTGCAGCGCGCAGTCGACGACGGCGCGACCGTGCCCGTTTACTTCGAGCCACGGCTAATCCCGCTGGCCCGAGTCCAAGGCATCACCGACGAGTACATCGACGCCACCGCTGATGAGGCACTCGAAGGACTCAGCGAGTCTGAGCGTGCCCGAATCCAGCGCACCGCTGCTGCTCTCGAAGCCATGTATGGTGCCGACGATCGCTTGGACACGCTTGTCGACGACCTACTGCTGCGGTGGGAAGACCGCAAGACCGTCATGCAGGACTTCATCGGATGCCCAGGCAAAGCCATGATCGTCACATCTACCCGCAGTATCGCAATGAAGATGTACGACAAGATCGTCGCAAAGCGCCCTGACTGGCATAGCGATGCTGACGACAAGGGCAAGATCAAGGTTGTGTACTCCGCGAATCCGTCAGATAGCGCGGAGATTAAGAAGCATATGCGTCGGCCGAGCGCTATTAAGGCTGTCAAAGAACGTGTGAAGAATCCAGACGACGAGCTGGAAATCATCATCGTGAAAGACATGATGCTCACCGGTTTTGATGCGCCGCCACTGCACACATTGTTCATCGACCGGCCATTGCGCGGTGCATTGCTCATGCAAACACTTGCCCGCGTGAACAGAACCTTCCGAGGCAAGCAAGATGGTCTGCTCATCGCATACGCGCCCCTGACCGACAACCTGAAGGAAGCGCTCGATGAGTTCACCGTCGATGCAGAGAAAACCGGTGAAAAGGTAATCGGCCAGCATGCGGAAGAAACCCTGACTATCGCGCAGCAGTTCCTGGGACAAATCCACGAACTAGTGACGGTGGATTGGCACACAAAGCTGCAAAGCGGTGACGTGCGCGGGGCACTAGCAACGGTGGCGGGATTCTTACGTTCACCACAGACACCAGGGAACACTGACCCAGAAAACCCAATGGCTCGACCGGTAGCGAAGAAATTCCGAGAGCTTTCTAGCGCGCTAGCTCGGTCCTGGGCGATTGCTGTGACCGCTAACGGCGCTGATGAGATTCGATCGGAAGTGGAGTTCTACCTTGAGGCGCGCCAGTGGCTGATCAAGATAGAAGCGGCGGACAGAGCAAGTCGCGGTGAACCGATTTCTGATACCGCGCGACGTATTCTGGGCAAGCTCGTCGTCGATGCTGCTGAAAGCCGTGAGGTATTGGACATCTACGCGGAGATTGGGCAGGATGTACCGAATCTACAGGAGCTTGCTAGCCAAGGTTTCAGTGAAAAGAACGTCAAGTCCAACATTGAAATTGCGATCGAGGCGCTGAGGGCGAAGCTCCAACAGGGAGTACGTGACGCGACCGGAAATAACGAACTGCGCAGCCAACTATTTTCGGAGCGTATCCGAGAGGTGATGACGCGCTACACCAACCAACAGCTCACCGCTGCCGAAGTGATCGCGGAGCTGGTGGCGCTATCTAAGGAAGTGGTTGAAGAATCACGCCGTGGTGAGAAATTCGCTCCTGCTCTGTCCAACGACGAGCTGACGTTCTTCGACGTGGTCTCCCAGAACGAGTCAGCCGTCACTGTGTTGGGTGATTCCGTGCTTGCTGACATCGCCCGTGACTTGGTTGCCACCATGCGTCGCGACACCCGCACCGACTGGACCGTCCGCGACGACGTCAAAGCCAAGCTACGCCGCACCATCAAGTTGCTGCTGCGCAAGTACGGGTATCCACCAGACCGGCAAAAGGAAGCCACCCAGTTGGTGTATGAACAGATGGAAAAGTTCGCGCCACGGTATGCGAGTGGTTTTGGAGAGGATGAGAAGTAA
- a CDS encoding restriction endonuclease subunit S has translation MVNSKKLGDVLTVLDSDRRPIKSNERIPGKTPYLGASGVVDFVEGRTHEGPLLCLAEDGENLQSRSLPVAWCQDGEFWANNHVHVLGGVSRNRLKFFEYAILNTDLSGYITGSAQPKLSQQAMRDISVPDFGFDEEERIGEFFGALDDKIAANQQVINAQDVLVQSLVRRENQAGVCIRLDDIAKSVSRGVAPKYTDDGSLVVNQRCIRNQAVDLTAARTLSNLPENKAKRLEPSDVLINSTGVGTLGRAARWIERIPDATADSHVSIVKFDERKVDPEFAGVVLTSMEKQIEDLAEGTTGQTELRRDLLSRLPLQLPRIKVQRQVGAQIRQFDASKRALEKENQVLAATRDELLPLLMNGKITVAEAKEAAGDVGVVKQNQQEEGDSSV, from the coding sequence ATGGTTAACTCTAAGAAGCTCGGGGATGTTCTAACAGTTTTGGACAGCGACCGTCGGCCAATCAAATCCAATGAACGAATCCCAGGAAAGACGCCCTACCTCGGAGCTTCAGGGGTGGTCGATTTCGTGGAAGGAAGAACCCATGAGGGGCCGCTGCTGTGTCTCGCTGAAGATGGGGAAAATCTTCAGTCGCGTTCATTGCCTGTCGCGTGGTGCCAAGACGGAGAGTTCTGGGCTAATAATCATGTTCACGTGCTTGGTGGCGTTTCTCGTAACCGACTCAAATTCTTTGAATATGCAATCCTCAACACTGATTTGTCGGGCTATATCACGGGGTCAGCCCAACCCAAATTGTCTCAACAAGCAATGAGAGATATTTCAGTTCCCGATTTTGGTTTTGATGAGGAGGAACGAATTGGTGAATTCTTTGGTGCCTTGGATGACAAGATTGCGGCGAATCAGCAGGTTATTAACGCCCAGGATGTATTAGTGCAGTCGTTAGTTCGCCGGGAAAATCAAGCAGGGGTATGTATTCGGCTGGATGATATCGCTAAATCCGTAAGCCGAGGAGTCGCACCAAAATATACAGATGACGGTTCATTGGTTGTAAACCAACGGTGCATCCGAAATCAGGCGGTTGACTTGACTGCGGCGAGAACTCTGTCGAATTTGCCAGAAAATAAGGCCAAACGGCTTGAGCCTTCGGATGTACTAATCAACTCGACTGGTGTAGGGACATTAGGTAGAGCGGCCAGGTGGATTGAGCGCATTCCCGATGCAACTGCGGATTCGCATGTCTCAATCGTGAAGTTCGATGAGCGAAAAGTTGATCCTGAATTTGCAGGAGTAGTCCTGACATCGATGGAAAAGCAGATTGAAGACCTCGCCGAGGGCACAACTGGGCAGACAGAGCTTCGACGAGACCTACTGAGTAGATTACCACTTCAATTACCCAGGATTAAAGTTCAACGTCAGGTTGGAGCTCAAATCCGACAATTTGACGCTTCTAAAAGAGCTTTGGAGAAAGAAAACCAAGTCCTCGCTGCAACCCGTGACGAACTATTGCCGCTGCTGATGAACGGGAAGATCACCGTTGCAGAGGCGAAGGAAGCGGCCGGGGACGTGGGCGTCGTAAAGCAAAACCAGCAGGAGGAAGGAGATAGCAGTGTTTAG
- a CDS encoding class I SAM-dependent DNA methyltransferase, producing MVRKKKEVAKVPSTPKEIKDTLWKSADKLRGSMDASQYKDVVLGLVFLKYVSDSFDERQKEIRAELEGKGFDEEDILEDLADVDAYTSENVFWVAPVAHWNFLKKNSKGMELEGQHKSIGKLIDEAMQQLMADNESLLGTLPQIYGKDNIDQRRLGELVDLFSSTYFASTRDKKARDLLGEVYEYFLDKFAKAEGKRGGEFYTPQPVVRTLVEILEPTEGRVYDPCCGSGGMFVQAEKFLEVTKRDRSAIAVYGQELNERTWRMAKMNLAIHAISSSGLGERWGDTFARDIHAGTKMDYIMANPPFNIKDWIRNDEDARWKYGVPPAKNANFAWMQHIISKLKDHGEAGVVMANGTMTSQSSGEGEIRKNMVEDDIVSCVIALPAQLFRGTGIPVCVWFFAKDKSAGAGGSVDRRGEVLLIDARQLGHMIDRTERAFSDEDIAKIANAFRTWRGRKSAEGEYEDEAGFCKSATIEEIREAGYALTPGRYVGMPEAEEDDEPIDEKIARLAAELTAALDESARLDAVVREQLGRLK from the coding sequence ATGGTACGAAAGAAGAAGGAAGTGGCCAAGGTCCCTTCCACCCCTAAGGAAATCAAGGACACATTGTGGAAGTCCGCGGATAAGCTTCGCGGTTCTATGGATGCGTCGCAGTACAAGGATGTTGTTCTGGGGCTGGTGTTTTTGAAGTACGTATCGGATTCCTTTGATGAGCGTCAGAAGGAAATCCGCGCGGAGCTAGAAGGTAAGGGTTTCGATGAGGAAGACATCCTAGAAGATCTTGCCGACGTTGATGCTTACACCAGTGAGAATGTTTTTTGGGTAGCGCCTGTGGCTCATTGGAACTTTCTGAAGAAGAACTCCAAGGGCATGGAGTTGGAGGGTCAACATAAGTCCATCGGCAAGTTGATTGATGAGGCGATGCAGCAGCTCATGGCGGATAACGAATCGTTGCTGGGTACGCTGCCGCAGATTTACGGCAAGGACAATATCGACCAGCGTCGTCTCGGTGAATTGGTGGATCTGTTTAGCTCTACGTACTTTGCCAGCACTAGGGATAAAAAGGCCCGTGACCTGCTTGGGGAGGTCTACGAGTACTTCTTGGATAAATTCGCCAAGGCCGAGGGCAAGCGGGGCGGCGAGTTCTATACGCCGCAGCCGGTTGTTCGAACGTTGGTAGAAATCCTTGAGCCGACCGAGGGGCGTGTGTATGACCCTTGCTGTGGTTCGGGCGGCATGTTTGTGCAGGCGGAGAAGTTCTTGGAGGTTACTAAGCGCGACCGCAGCGCAATTGCCGTTTACGGCCAGGAACTCAATGAGCGTACTTGGCGTATGGCGAAGATGAACTTGGCTATTCACGCTATCAGCTCGTCCGGTTTGGGTGAGCGTTGGGGCGACACGTTTGCTCGCGATATTCACGCAGGCACCAAGATGGACTACATCATGGCTAATCCGCCGTTCAACATTAAGGATTGGATTCGCAATGATGAGGACGCCCGTTGGAAGTACGGTGTGCCTCCGGCGAAGAACGCGAACTTTGCGTGGATGCAGCATATCATTTCCAAGCTGAAGGATCACGGCGAAGCTGGCGTGGTGATGGCGAACGGCACTATGACGTCGCAAAGCTCTGGTGAGGGCGAGATCCGCAAGAACATGGTGGAAGATGACATTGTTTCGTGTGTGATTGCGCTGCCGGCGCAGTTGTTCCGTGGCACGGGCATTCCGGTGTGCGTGTGGTTTTTTGCTAAGGATAAGTCGGCGGGTGCTGGTGGCAGTGTTGATCGCCGTGGTGAGGTGTTGCTTATCGACGCCCGCCAGCTCGGCCACATGATCGATCGCACGGAGCGGGCGTTTAGTGATGAGGACATCGCCAAGATTGCTAATGCGTTCCGTACCTGGCGTGGGCGTAAGTCCGCGGAAGGGGAGTACGAGGACGAGGCGGGCTTCTGTAAGTCAGCGACGATTGAGGAGATCCGCGAAGCTGGCTATGCGCTAACGCCGGGCCGCTACGTGGGTATGCCTGAGGCCGAAGAAGATGATGAGCCTATCGACGAAAAGATCGCACGTCTAGCTGCAGAATTGACTGCTGCATTGGACGAATCCGCGCGTTTGGACGCTGTTGTTCGCGAGCAGCTGGGGAGGTTGAAGTGA